The Actinopolymorpha sp. NPDC004070 genomic interval CTCCGACGTGGCAGTGAAGGAGAGTTCGACCATCAGCATGCGCCCGAGGGTAGGTTCTGAGGATGCCGAGATCTGTATCAACTTATACCTCGGCGGCTCGGGCACGGTGCTCACTGGGCGGGATTCCGCTGTCGGCCGGGTTGCCGGACGACCGGTTGCACGAACTCTGGGACGACTCGCTTGCCCGCAGCGTCCCGGCCGGACAGGTGTTGCGCAACGCGGGGGATCCGGCGACGCATCTCGTGCTGCTGCTGAGCGGCCGGGTCGCCGCAACGGCCTGCACGCGTTCGGGTCGGGTCGTCCGCTTCGGGGAGTGGGCCGGACCCTGCGCGCTCGACAAAGTGGCGGTCATCGATGGTGGCGGGCACACCGCGACCCTCACCGCGCTCGCGCGGTGTTCGACACGGCTCCTGCCACGTGACCGTTTCCTGGCCGTGATCGACGACGTGCCCACTGTGCGCAGGCATGTGCTGGGTGTTCTAGCCGACCATGCCCGAGCCCACCAGAAGGCTGTCGTCAGCGCAATGCTGCCGGCGGAGGCAAACTGGCCGGTTGGCTGTTGGACCGGGCCGCCTCGGAGGAGAGGGGAAGCGTCTCCCTGCCAGGAACGCAGCAGGTCCTGGCCGACCTCCTGGGTGTCACCAGGGTGACGGTCCACCGTGCACTGTTCCGGCTCCGCCGGGACGGCCTGATCGAGGTCGACCGTCACACGATCACCATCCTGGCCCCGGAGCTCCTCGAACTACGAGCCCAGGGCTGAGGAGGCGGCGTCTGCGCGACCTGCTCCTTCCCGCGTTCGTCGACCTCAGGGGATGATCTGGATCTTGCGCCCCACACCTGCCTTGAACTGGTCGAGCGCCGTGGCGTAGTCGGCCAGCGGGAAGCGGTCGCTGATCATCACGTCCGGCCGCAAGGTGCCGTTGACGAAGAGGTCACCGGCGCGCTCGAAGCTGTGCAGCACCGCCATCGAGCCGGTGATGGTGATCTCCTGGTTGTAGATCTTGTACGGCTCGATCTGCACCCGCGCGTCGTAGGCGGCCACTCCGAACTGCAGGAACGTCCCGCCGCGCCCGACCCGCGTGAGCCCGTCGGAGATCGCGGCGGCGACCCCGGTGCAGTCGACCACGACGTCCCAGCCGCGCGGGAACCCCTCGGTGAGCTCGTCGGCGCTGGTGGCGGTGGCCGAGCAGCCGAGCTCGCGGGCGGTCTCCAGCCGCTTGGGATTGAGGTCGACGACGTTGACGCTGCCTGCCCCGGCCCGCTTCGCCAGCTCCATCATCATCAGGCCCATCGTGCCGGCGCCGTAGATGAGGTAATGGTCGGCGAGGACGCGGGGGAGTACGTCGAACCCGCGGACCGCGCACGACAGCGGCTCGATCAGCGCGGCGTCCCCGGTCGAGACGCCGTCGGGCAGCCGGTAGCAGTTCTTCACCGGGGCGAGGGCGTACTCGGCCGCGCCGCCGGCGGTCGTCACCCCGATCGCGGCCCAGTTCTCGCACAGGTTGCCGCGCGCCCGGCGGCAGTAGTGGCACTCCCCGCAGTGCAGGGACGGGTCGACCGCCACCTG includes:
- a CDS encoding helix-turn-helix domain-containing protein, with translation MAGWLLDRAASEERGSVSLPGTQQVLADLLGVTRVTVHRALFRLRRDGLIEVDRHTITILAPELLELRAQG
- a CDS encoding zinc-dependent alcohol dehydrogenase family protein — encoded protein: MKAAVISAPGEVSVESVPDPTPGPRDVVVKVAACGICGTDLHILEGEFAPTLPVVPGHEFAGEVVAVGADVTEFATGDQVAVDPSLHCGECHYCRRARGNLCENWAAIGVTTAGGAAEYALAPVKNCYRLPDGVSTGDAALIEPLSCAVRGFDVLPRVLADHYLIYGAGTMGLMMMELAKRAGAGSVNVVDLNPKRLETARELGCSATATSADELTEGFPRGWDVVVDCTGVAAAISDGLTRVGRGGTFLQFGVAAYDARVQIEPYKIYNQEITITGSMAVLHSFERAGDLFVNGTLRPDVMISDRFPLADYATALDQFKAGVGRKIQIIP